Proteins co-encoded in one Sphingopyxis sp. BE259 genomic window:
- a CDS encoding NAD+ synthase, producing the protein MNDAAPTLTIVLAQMTQAVGDLAANADAMRAVRARHRQADLILYPELQLIGYPPEDLVLKPALAERAAELLAELAADTADGGPAMLVGSVERDGDALYNIIALLDGGRIVATRRKHELPNYGTFDEKRVFAPGPLPDIVEWRGIKLGLPICEDGWLPKVSRHLANQGAELLISVNGSPYEIDKDERRLSQVFAGRVAETGLPLIFLNRIGGQDELVFDGCSFVLNADGATAHRLTDWDAEERVTRWAKESDGWVCEAGAIAEWEAHPADIYSAMILSLRDYVTRNRFPGVVLGLSGGIDSAICAAIAADALGPDRVWCVMMPSRFTSQASLDDAAGCAAMIGCRLDTIPIVPAVEAFDTMLAGSFADVEVDITEENVQSRIRGVTLMALSNKFGPMLLTTGNKSEMSVGYATIYGDMAGGYNPLKDAYKMTVFAVAKWRNDNVPRLSLNPVAPVMPDSIITKPPSAELRPDQKDEDSLPPYADLDRMLHMLVEEEASVDDVVARHGFDRDAVARIERLLMLAEYKRRQAPPGVKLSTRNFGRDRRYPITHGFRTA; encoded by the coding sequence ATGAACGACGCCGCTCCAACGCTCACCATCGTGCTGGCCCAGATGACGCAGGCGGTCGGCGATCTTGCCGCCAATGCCGACGCGATGCGCGCGGTGCGGGCGCGGCATAGGCAAGCCGACCTGATCCTCTATCCCGAATTGCAATTGATCGGTTATCCGCCAGAGGACCTGGTGTTGAAGCCCGCGCTTGCCGAGCGGGCCGCGGAACTGCTCGCCGAACTCGCCGCGGATACCGCCGACGGCGGTCCGGCGATGCTCGTCGGGTCGGTCGAGCGAGACGGCGATGCGCTCTATAATATCATTGCGTTGCTCGATGGCGGCCGGATCGTCGCGACGCGGCGCAAGCATGAATTGCCCAATTACGGCACTTTCGACGAAAAGCGCGTTTTCGCTCCCGGTCCGCTCCCCGACATCGTCGAATGGCGCGGGATCAAGCTGGGCCTGCCGATCTGCGAGGACGGCTGGTTGCCCAAAGTGTCGCGGCATCTGGCCAATCAAGGCGCAGAACTGCTGATCTCGGTCAACGGCAGTCCCTATGAGATCGACAAGGACGAACGGCGGTTGAGCCAGGTGTTTGCGGGCCGGGTTGCCGAAACCGGCCTGCCATTGATCTTTCTCAACCGCATCGGCGGGCAGGACGAACTGGTGTTCGACGGCTGTTCGTTCGTGCTCAATGCTGACGGTGCTACCGCGCACCGGCTGACCGATTGGGACGCCGAGGAGCGCGTCACGCGCTGGGCCAAGGAGTCCGACGGCTGGGTGTGCGAAGCGGGCGCGATCGCCGAATGGGAGGCGCACCCGGCCGACATCTATAGCGCGATGATCCTAAGCCTGCGCGACTATGTGACGCGCAACCGCTTTCCCGGCGTCGTGCTCGGGCTGTCGGGCGGGATCGATTCGGCGATCTGCGCCGCGATCGCCGCCGACGCGCTGGGCCCCGACCGGGTGTGGTGCGTGATGATGCCCAGCCGCTTCACCAGCCAGGCGAGTCTCGACGATGCCGCGGGCTGCGCCGCGATGATCGGGTGCCGGCTCGACACGATCCCGATCGTCCCCGCGGTCGAGGCGTTCGACACGATGCTGGCGGGCAGCTTTGCCGATGTCGAGGTCGACATCACCGAGGAAAATGTCCAGTCGCGCATCCGCGGCGTGACGCTGATGGCGCTATCGAACAAATTCGGGCCGATGTTGCTGACCACGGGTAACAAGAGCGAGATGAGCGTCGGTTATGCGACGATCTATGGTGACATGGCGGGCGGCTATAACCCGCTCAAGGACGCCTATAAGATGACGGTGTTCGCGGTCGCGAAATGGCGCAATGACAATGTGCCGCGGCTGTCGCTTAACCCGGTGGCCCCGGTGATGCCTGACAGCATCATCACCAAGCCGCCGAGCGCCGAACTGCGCCCCGACCAGAAGGACGAGGACAGTCTGCCGCCCTATGCCGATCTTGACCGCATGCTGCACATGCTGGTCGAGGAGGAAGCGAGCGTCGACGATGTCGTGGCGCGGCATGGTTTCGACCGCGATGCGGTGGCGCGGATCGAACGGCTACTGATGCTCGCCGAATATAAGCGGCGTCAGGCGCCCCCGGGGGTCAAGCTGTCGACGCGCAATTTCGGTCGCGACCGGCGCTATCCGATCACCCACGGCTTTCGAACGGCCTAG
- a CDS encoding DoxX family protein, producing MGFLGQSASPQRAERALDVLRVTVALLILIHGLFRLVAGGVAPFGVWLESQGFPMGFGWALAVTLFELTGPILMLIRRWTSFAALGHAAILTLGMLLVHRPFGWFVVGAGRNGMEYSVILIVSLLSIAWAYWPPRGAVPKQER from the coding sequence ATGGGGTTTCTGGGACAGTCGGCGTCGCCGCAGCGGGCCGAACGGGCGCTCGACGTGCTACGCGTTACCGTCGCGCTGCTGATTTTGATCCACGGGCTTTTTCGTCTCGTCGCCGGCGGTGTGGCACCGTTCGGCGTCTGGCTGGAAAGCCAGGGTTTTCCGATGGGTTTTGGCTGGGCGCTGGCGGTCACCTTGTTCGAACTGACCGGCCCGATCTTGATGCTGATCCGTCGCTGGACCAGCTTCGCCGCGCTGGGCCATGCCGCGATCCTGACGCTCGGTATGCTGCTGGTGCATCGGCCCTTCGGCTGGTTCGTGGTCGGGGCAGGGCGCAATGGAATGGAATATAGCGTGATTCTGATCGTGTCGTTGCTCAGCATAGCCTGGGCCTATTGGCCGCCGCGCGGCGCGGTGCCGAAGCAGGAGCGTTGA
- the gltX gene encoding glutamate--tRNA ligase, which produces MTVVTRFAPSPTGTLHVGNVRTALHNFLWAKKHGGRFLLRIDDTDLERSKEEHVDAIRADLAWLGFDIDGEERQSARFALYEAEFDKLKAAGRAYACYETPEELDIRRKILLSRGLPPVYERKAADAPVPEGVAPHWRFRLDHDAPIEWTDMVRGDQHFEPKTMSDPVVRRADGSWLYLLPSVIDDIAMGITHVVRGEDHVSNTAAQIQMFDALGAVPPRFAHEALLVGTEGKLSKRLGSLGMASLRDAGIEPIALAALLARLGTSDPVEPVTSLAPLIEHIDFARFGRAPARFDEAELALLNQKILHHTDHDAVADRLPAAITAARWHAIRPNLMTVAEALDWVPVFEGPLPPPPVEDADRPVLAAAAAAAPAIDWNADPWHAVTAAVKAATGAKGRALFLPLRRALTGRDHGPDMAELLPLIAKDQAVTRLAAA; this is translated from the coding sequence ATGACTGTCGTGACCCGCTTCGCCCCTTCGCCGACCGGCACCCTGCATGTCGGCAATGTCCGCACCGCGCTCCATAATTTTCTGTGGGCGAAAAAGCATGGCGGGCGCTTCCTGCTGCGGATCGACGATACCGACCTGGAGCGGTCGAAAGAAGAGCATGTCGATGCGATCCGCGCCGACCTGGCGTGGCTGGGCTTCGACATCGATGGCGAGGAACGCCAGTCGGCGCGGTTCGCGCTGTACGAGGCTGAATTCGACAAGTTGAAGGCCGCGGGGCGGGCCTATGCCTGCTATGAAACCCCCGAAGAACTCGACATCCGGCGCAAGATTCTGCTCTCGCGCGGGTTGCCGCCGGTGTATGAGCGTAAAGCCGCCGACGCGCCGGTGCCGGAGGGCGTGGCGCCGCACTGGCGCTTCCGCCTCGACCATGATGCACCGATCGAATGGACCGATATGGTTCGTGGTGATCAGCATTTCGAACCGAAAACCATGTCGGATCCGGTGGTCCGCCGCGCCGACGGCAGCTGGCTCTATCTGCTGCCGAGCGTGATCGACGACATAGCGATGGGGATTACCCATGTCGTGCGCGGCGAGGATCATGTGTCGAATACCGCGGCGCAGATCCAGATGTTCGACGCGCTGGGCGCTGTGCCGCCGCGCTTCGCCCATGAGGCGTTGCTCGTTGGCACCGAGGGCAAATTGTCGAAACGGCTCGGTTCGCTCGGCATGGCCAGCCTGCGCGATGCCGGGATCGAGCCGATCGCGCTAGCGGCTTTGCTCGCGCGGCTGGGAACCAGCGATCCCGTCGAGCCGGTGACCAGCCTGGCGCCGCTGATCGAGCATATCGATTTTGCGCGCTTCGGCCGCGCCCCGGCGCGGTTCGACGAGGCCGAGCTGGCGTTGCTCAACCAGAAGATTTTGCATCATACCGACCATGATGCAGTCGCGGACCGCCTGCCCGCCGCGATCACCGCGGCGCGCTGGCATGCGATTCGCCCGAACCTGATGACGGTTGCGGAAGCCCTGGACTGGGTGCCGGTGTTCGAGGGACCGTTGCCGCCGCCGCCGGTCGAGGACGCCGACCGGCCGGTGCTCGCCGCCGCTGCCGCCGCGGCGCCCGCGATCGACTGGAACGCCGATCCTTGGCACGCGGTGACTGCCGCGGTGAAAGCGGCGACGGGGGCCAAGGGCCGGGCGTTGTTCCTGCCGCTTCGCCGCGCGCTGACGGGCCGCGACCATGGTCCCGACATGGCCGAATTGCTGCCGCTGATCGCCAAGGATCAGGCGGTCACGCGGCTGGCTGCCGCCTAA
- a CDS encoding TonB family protein yields the protein MTLIPLISTILTAPEATTAPAGAAMALPRNSYGSDNRRHPVAAVLAVGLPAALVVAVALSPMVMVTPPKTEPMQGTLIELTKPLDPPPQPTEEAQPTEKSASATDTVKSTIDINPTTDNRVVEGPIIVDLPPLDPGPAARPADPPPQPKLVFAELDPRYAGAFQPDYPASEQRREIEGVAKVRVLIGADGRVKAVELVSTDSPGFFAETKRRALAKWRFTPATRGGVAEESWKTMTVRFEIKSA from the coding sequence ATGACCCTGATACCCCTGATTTCGACCATATTGACCGCCCCCGAGGCGACGACCGCCCCGGCGGGCGCGGCGATGGCGCTGCCCCGTAACAGCTATGGCAGCGATAACCGCCGCCACCCGGTCGCCGCGGTCCTGGCCGTCGGACTGCCCGCAGCGCTGGTCGTCGCGGTGGCGCTGTCGCCGATGGTCATGGTGACGCCGCCCAAGACCGAGCCGATGCAGGGCACGTTGATCGAACTGACGAAACCGCTCGATCCGCCGCCGCAGCCGACGGAGGAGGCGCAGCCGACCGAGAAATCCGCATCGGCGACAGACACGGTGAAATCGACCATCGACATCAACCCGACGACGGACAATCGCGTGGTGGAGGGGCCGATCATTGTCGATCTTCCTCCGCTCGATCCCGGCCCCGCGGCCCGCCCCGCCGATCCGCCGCCGCAGCCCAAACTGGTCTTCGCCGAACTCGACCCGCGTTACGCCGGGGCGTTCCAGCCCGATTATCCGGCGAGCGAGCAGCGGCGCGAGATTGAGGGCGTCGCCAAGGTGCGCGTGCTGATCGGCGCCGACGGGCGGGTAAAGGCGGTCGAGCTGGTCAGCACCGATAGCCCGGGCTTCTTCGCCGAAACCAAGCGCCGCGCGCTCGCCAAATGGCGCTTCACCCCCGCGACGCGCGGCGGGGTGGCCGAAGAAAGCTGGAAGACGATGACGGTGCGGTTCGAGATCAAGTCCGCTTAG
- the rpmG gene encoding 50S ribosomal protein L33, protein MAKPTTVKIKLVSTADTGFFYVTKKNPRTMTEKMSVRKYDPRVRKHVEFKESKIK, encoded by the coding sequence ATGGCCAAGCCGACGACCGTCAAGATCAAGCTGGTGAGCACCGCCGACACGGGCTTTTTCTATGTGACGAAAAAGAACCCGCGCACGATGACCGAAAAAATGTCGGTGCGCAAATATGACCCGCGCGTGCGCAAGCATGTCGAGTTCAAGGAATCGAAGATCAAGTGA
- a CDS encoding Lrp/AsnC family transcriptional regulator yields MIDLDGFDRRLLALVRENNLEPARVLAEKVGLSLSAVLRRLRRLRDEKIIVADIAVVNPALTGSALTMHVLVQMQQAGPQTMDNFARAIGQHPEITAAWDVTGVDDFLLKVQVGTMEEYDAFTRRALGEDKGVHSFTTLIAIRNIVENEVARRPLRDW; encoded by the coding sequence ATGATCGACCTCGATGGTTTCGACCGCCGCCTGCTCGCGCTGGTCCGCGAAAATAATCTGGAGCCCGCGCGCGTGCTGGCAGAGAAGGTCGGGTTGTCGCTGTCGGCGGTGCTGCGCCGTCTGCGGCGGCTGCGCGACGAAAAGATAATCGTCGCCGACATTGCGGTGGTCAATCCGGCGCTCACCGGATCGGCGCTGACCATGCACGTCCTGGTCCAGATGCAGCAGGCGGGGCCGCAGACGATGGACAATTTTGCACGCGCGATCGGCCAGCATCCCGAGATCACCGCGGCATGGGACGTCACCGGCGTCGATGATTTCCTGCTCAAGGTCCAGGTCGGCACGATGGAGGAATATGACGCTTTCACCCGCCGTGCGCTGGGCGAAGACAAGGGCGTTCACTCGTTCACGACGCTGATCGCGATCCGCAACATCGTCGAGAATGAAGTCGCGCGGCGGCCGTTGCGCGATTGGTAG
- a CDS encoding patatin-like phospholipase family protein, with protein MAGGLAIVLSGGGAKGAFQVGVVHELVVSRGVRLDIVAGVSTGAIQALGVAQDDVPGLLDAWLAIRGNSSIYKSRPLGVVGGLLGEDAIYDTAPLKSLLKGFANDAKLRASGRKLLLGVVNLGTGTYRSIDENVPGIHNWVYASCAMPLFFDPLKTRASDGTEEQWVDGGVRDVTPLSAALGMNPRGVIAVRASPAPRPGPVRTFPNLIKIGLRAVDILQSEVSANDLAGAALINDLIAARESQLRALQSEGIGGVQAARILRPLDVQIARYRFAPIRIIEPEEEVAETLEFNPAKIRAAIDAGRRAVDREWDALEPLLS; from the coding sequence ATGGCGGGTGGTCTGGCAATTGTCTTGAGCGGCGGCGGCGCCAAGGGTGCCTTTCAGGTCGGCGTCGTCCACGAACTCGTCGTGAGCCGCGGCGTTCGCCTCGATATTGTCGCCGGGGTTTCGACCGGCGCGATTCAGGCGCTGGGGGTCGCGCAAGACGATGTTCCGGGCCTGCTCGACGCCTGGCTAGCGATCCGCGGCAACAGCTCGATCTACAAATCGCGCCCGCTCGGCGTCGTCGGCGGACTGCTTGGCGAGGATGCGATCTATGACACCGCGCCGCTCAAAAGCCTCCTCAAGGGCTTTGCCAACGACGCCAAACTGCGCGCCAGCGGCCGCAAATTGTTGCTCGGCGTCGTCAATCTCGGCACCGGCACCTACCGCAGCATCGACGAGAATGTCCCCGGCATCCACAATTGGGTCTATGCCAGCTGCGCGATGCCGCTGTTTTTCGACCCGCTCAAGACGCGCGCGAGCGACGGGACCGAGGAACAATGGGTCGACGGCGGGGTGCGCGACGTGACCCCGCTCAGCGCGGCGCTCGGCATGAACCCGCGCGGCGTGATCGCGGTCCGCGCCTCGCCCGCACCGCGCCCCGGCCCGGTGCGCACCTTTCCCAACCTCATCAAGATCGGGCTGCGTGCGGTCGATATCCTGCAATCGGAGGTGTCGGCCAATGATCTCGCGGGCGCGGCGCTGATCAACGACCTGATCGCGGCGCGCGAATCGCAGCTGCGCGCGCTGCAAAGCGAGGGCATCGGCGGGGTGCAGGCCGCCCGCATCCTCCGCCCGCTCGACGTCCAGATCGCGCGCTACCGCTTCGCCCCGATCCGCATCATCGAACCCGAGGAAGAAGTCGCCGAAACGCTCGAATTCAACCCCGCCAAAATCCGCGCCGCGATCGATGCCGGCCGCCGCGCGGTCGACCGCGAATGGGACGCGCTTGAGCCACTGCTGAGCTGA
- a CDS encoding NAD(P)/FAD-dependent oxidoreductase, with translation MTDARISKSRPTSADVAIIGAGPAGLTAAYQLTQQGYKVTVIEKDPVYVGGISRTVEHEGFRFDIGGHRFFSKSQEVVDLWNEILPDDFIQRPRMSRIYYEGKFYSYPLRAFEALWNLGIVRSTLCMVSYAQAKLLPNKNVRSFEDWTINQFGRKLYSIFFKTYTEKVWGMPCDEMSADWAAQRIKGLSLGAAVLDGLKRSFGLNKRPNDGMATKTLLETFRYPRLGPGMMWDAARDKVVAGGNHVLMAHSFKQLTQDQVSGRWRLTANGPNGDVVIDAAHVISSAPMRELAARIHPLPACALNAAPNLKYRDFLTVALKIRSEDLFPDNWIYIHDSKVQVGRVQNFRSWSPEMVPDPELACVGLEYFCFEGDGLWASSDEDLVALATREMAILGLCDPKDVVGGAVVRQEKAYPVYDDDYATHVETMRSELEARYPTLHMVGRNGMHRYNNQDHAMMTAMLTVRNIVAGERVYDIWGVNEDAEYHESGTEGEQAALASVRDVPARVTKAA, from the coding sequence GTGACCGACGCCCGAATTTCGAAAAGCCGTCCGACCAGTGCCGACGTGGCCATCATTGGCGCCGGACCGGCAGGGCTGACCGCCGCCTATCAGCTGACCCAACAGGGTTATAAGGTAACGGTGATCGAAAAAGACCCGGTCTACGTCGGGGGGATCAGCCGGACGGTCGAGCATGAAGGCTTTCGCTTTGACATCGGCGGCCACCGCTTCTTTTCCAAAAGCCAGGAAGTCGTCGATCTGTGGAACGAGATTCTGCCCGACGATTTTATCCAGCGGCCGCGGATGAGCCGCATCTATTACGAAGGCAAATTCTATTCCTATCCGCTGCGCGCGTTCGAGGCGCTGTGGAATCTGGGCATCGTGCGTTCGACTTTGTGCATGGTGAGCTATGCGCAGGCGAAGCTGCTGCCGAACAAGAATGTCCGCAGTTTCGAGGATTGGACGATCAACCAGTTCGGGCGGAAGCTCTATTCGATCTTTTTCAAAACCTATACCGAGAAGGTGTGGGGGATGCCGTGCGACGAAATGTCGGCCGACTGGGCGGCGCAGCGGATCAAGGGGCTGAGCCTGGGTGCCGCGGTGCTCGACGGGCTGAAGCGCAGCTTTGGGCTGAACAAGCGGCCAAATGACGGCATGGCGACCAAGACCCTGCTCGAAACCTTTCGCTATCCGCGGCTTGGCCCCGGCATGATGTGGGATGCGGCGCGCGACAAGGTGGTCGCGGGCGGCAACCATGTGCTGATGGCGCACAGCTTCAAACAGCTGACGCAGGATCAGGTGAGCGGCCGCTGGCGGCTGACTGCCAATGGCCCGAACGGCGATGTCGTGATCGATGCGGCGCATGTGATCAGCTCGGCGCCGATGCGCGAGTTGGCGGCGCGTATCCATCCGCTGCCCGCCTGCGCGCTGAATGCGGCGCCGAACCTGAAATATCGCGACTTTCTGACCGTCGCGCTGAAAATCCGGTCGGAGGATCTGTTCCCCGACAACTGGATCTATATCCACGACAGCAAGGTGCAGGTCGGCCGGGTGCAGAATTTCCGCAGCTGGTCCCCCGAAATGGTGCCTGACCCGGAACTGGCGTGCGTCGGCCTGGAATATTTCTGTTTCGAGGGCGACGGACTGTGGGCGTCGAGCGATGAGGATCTGGTTGCGCTGGCGACCCGCGAAATGGCGATCCTCGGCCTGTGCGATCCCAAGGATGTCGTCGGCGGCGCGGTTGTGCGGCAGGAAAAGGCCTATCCGGTCTACGACGATGATTATGCCACGCATGTCGAGACGATGCGCAGCGAGTTGGAAGCGCGCTATCCGACGCTGCACATGGTCGGTCGCAACGGCATGCACCGTTACAACAACCAGGATCATGCGATGATGACCGCGATGCTGACGGTGCGCAACATCGTTGCGGGTGAGCGCGTCTATGACATCTGGGGCGTCAACGAGGATGCCGAATATCACGAAAGCGGCACCGAGGGCGAGCAGGCGGCGCTGGCGTCGGTCCGCGACGTCCCGGCGCGCGTGACGAAGGCCGCCTGA
- a CDS encoding GtrA family protein, producing the protein MQPAINLIESIRRGEIRWLNYLLASVLALGSDAGLFLLLLDSGLSPMAASAVGYCAGILVHWLVSSRLVFADGAAARGTGERHRQKMLFVGSALIGLAVTTAIVGTGSALGLDPRLAKLAAIVVSFQTTYLLRRHIVFRAAAA; encoded by the coding sequence TTGCAACCCGCGATAAACCTGATCGAATCGATCCGCCGCGGCGAGATCCGCTGGCTGAACTATCTGCTTGCCAGCGTGCTCGCGCTGGGCAGCGATGCCGGGCTGTTCCTGCTGCTGCTCGATTCGGGGCTGTCGCCAATGGCGGCATCGGCGGTTGGTTACTGCGCCGGGATCCTGGTCCACTGGCTGGTATCGAGCCGCCTCGTTTTTGCCGACGGCGCCGCGGCGCGCGGCACCGGTGAGCGGCATCGCCAGAAAATGCTGTTCGTCGGATCGGCGCTGATCGGTCTTGCCGTCACGACGGCGATCGTGGGCACAGGCAGCGCGCTCGGGCTCGACCCGCGGCTCGCCAAGCTGGCGGCGATCGTCGTCAGCTTCCAGACCACCTATTTGCTACGCCGCCATATCGTGTTCCGGGCCGCCGCGGCATGA
- the msrB gene encoding peptide-methionine (R)-S-oxide reductase MsrB, with protein MIDRRYLLAGLALGGGVIAAPMLFAKSARPQAAPGWRLSDAEWKKRLSPLQYRVLREAATERPFTSPLDKEKRAGTFACAGCALPLYSSKTKYDSGTGWPSFWAPLKGGIATSTDYDLGYARTEVHCKRCGGHLGHVFDDGPKPTGKRYCMNGAAMSFRAA; from the coding sequence ATGATTGATCGCCGTTATCTGCTCGCTGGCCTCGCCCTTGGCGGCGGGGTGATCGCCGCCCCGATGCTGTTCGCCAAATCGGCGCGGCCGCAAGCTGCGCCCGGCTGGCGGCTGAGCGACGCCGAATGGAAAAAGCGCCTGTCGCCGCTGCAATATCGCGTCCTGCGCGAAGCGGCGACCGAACGGCCATTCACCAGCCCGCTCGACAAGGAAAAGCGTGCCGGCACCTTTGCCTGCGCGGGCTGTGCGCTGCCGCTCTATTCGAGCAAGACCAAATATGACAGCGGCACCGGCTGGCCGAGTTTCTGGGCACCGCTGAAGGGCGGGATCGCAACATCGACCGATTACGACCTCGGCTATGCGCGCACCGAAGTGCATTGCAAACGCTGCGGCGGACATTTGGGCCATGTGTTTGACGATGGCCCGAAACCGACCGGCAAACGCTATTGCATGAATGGCGCGGCGATGAGCTTTCGCGCTGCCTGA
- a CDS encoding cytochrome P450 gives MATQVRTAPEIVNPLDVSRAELWSEDRWQEPMRQLRAESPIYHCEDSKFGPYWSVTTYKPIQHIEALPKIFSSSWEYGGITVAGDGVEHLKEGEIPLPMFIAMDPPQHTAQRRTVAPAFGPSEIERMRADTQQRTSDLIDTLPIGEPFDWVEKLSIELTTDMLALLFDFPWEERHRLTAWSDALGDIESFDTTEQRQARTAKAFEMGAAFKELWDRKALNPGPHDLISIMLQSDAMKHMSEHEFMGNLILLIVGGNDTTRNSMSAYAYGLHCFPDERAKLETNHDPELAVNAMHEIIRWQTPLAHMRRTAMEDTELFGHQIKKRDKIALWYASANRDESVFPDGDRIIVDRENARRHLAFGYGIHRCVGARVAELQLTTLISEMQKRRLRVNVLAEPERVHASFVHGYRHMQVELEKY, from the coding sequence ATGGCCACCCAAGTTCGCACCGCTCCCGAAATCGTCAACCCGCTCGACGTCAGCCGCGCCGAGCTGTGGAGCGAGGACCGCTGGCAAGAACCGATGCGCCAGCTGCGCGCCGAATCGCCGATCTATCATTGCGAGGATTCGAAATTCGGCCCCTATTGGTCGGTGACCACCTATAAACCCATCCAGCATATCGAGGCGCTGCCCAAGATTTTCTCGTCGTCCTGGGAATATGGCGGGATCACCGTCGCGGGCGACGGCGTCGAACATCTCAAAGAAGGCGAAATCCCGCTGCCGATGTTCATCGCGATGGACCCGCCGCAGCACACCGCCCAGCGACGCACCGTCGCCCCGGCGTTCGGCCCGTCCGAAATTGAGCGGATGCGCGCCGACACGCAGCAGCGCACCAGCGACCTGATCGACACGCTGCCGATCGGCGAGCCGTTCGACTGGGTCGAAAAACTGTCGATCGAACTCACCACCGACATGCTGGCGCTGCTGTTCGATTTTCCTTGGGAGGAACGCCACCGGCTGACCGCATGGTCCGACGCGCTGGGCGATATCGAATCGTTCGATACCACCGAACAGCGGCAGGCGCGCACCGCCAAGGCGTTTGAAATGGGCGCCGCGTTCAAGGAATTGTGGGACCGCAAGGCGCTCAACCCCGGCCCGCACGACCTGATCTCGATCATGCTGCAATCCGACGCGATGAAGCATATGAGCGAGCATGAATTCATGGGCAATCTGATCCTGCTCATCGTCGGCGGCAACGACACGACGCGCAATTCAATGTCGGCCTATGCCTATGGCCTGCACTGCTTCCCCGACGAGCGCGCCAAGCTCGAGACGAATCACGACCCCGAACTCGCGGTCAATGCGATGCACGAAATCATCCGCTGGCAGACCCCGCTGGCGCATATGCGGCGCACCGCAATGGAAGATACCGAGCTGTTCGGCCACCAAATCAAGAAACGCGACAAGATTGCCCTGTGGTACGCCTCGGCGAACCGCGACGAGAGCGTCTTTCCCGACGGTGACCGGATCATCGTCGACCGCGAAAATGCGCGCCGCCATCTGGCCTTTGGTTATGGCATCCACCGCTGCGTCGGCGCGCGCGTTGCCGAATTGCAGCTGACCACGCTGATTTCGGAGATGCAGAAGCGCCGCCTGCGCGTCAATGTCCTTGCCGAGCCCGAACGCGTCCACGCCAGCTTCGTCCATGGCTATCGCCATATGCAGGTCGAGCTGGAGAAATATTGA